The proteins below come from a single Candidatus Zixiibacteriota bacterium genomic window:
- a CDS encoding SDR family oxidoreductase: MPAETVLITGASSGIGMELARVFAAEGSNLVLAARREKRIAALAEQFRDEFVIDTVAIPADLSEPDTPQILLEKTQALGIEIDVLVNNAGFGQAGRFDRIDVNRHLDMIAVNIAALTHLTRLFLPGMVRRDRGGVLNVASTAAFVPGPLVAVYYASKAYVLSFTEALAEELAETSVTVSCLCPGPTKTEFAEIAGLDTSTLFRLGMADARKVAEAGVRGFRNRQVVILPGIRNKLTPPAIRVSPRSMVRKIVKKLQG, encoded by the coding sequence ATGCCTGCCGAAACCGTGCTCATCACCGGCGCGTCGTCGGGAATCGGTATGGAACTCGCCCGGGTCTTTGCCGCCGAGGGATCAAATCTCGTCCTCGCAGCACGGCGTGAAAAGCGAATCGCCGCGCTCGCGGAGCAGTTCCGAGATGAGTTTGTCATCGATACCGTCGCCATTCCCGCCGATCTGTCCGAACCTGATACCCCGCAGATACTGCTGGAAAAGACGCAAGCGTTGGGGATTGAGATTGATGTTTTGGTCAACAATGCAGGTTTCGGGCAAGCCGGACGATTCGACCGGATCGACGTCAATCGACACCTTGACATGATTGCCGTCAATATCGCAGCACTCACGCATTTGACGAGGCTCTTTCTGCCCGGCATGGTGCGCCGCGATCGGGGCGGCGTCTTAAACGTGGCCTCGACGGCGGCTTTTGTACCGGGTCCGCTGGTCGCCGTCTACTATGCCAGTAAGGCGTATGTGCTTTCGTTTACAGAGGCGCTGGCCGAGGAGCTGGCGGAGACATCGGTCACGGTCTCCTGCCTCTGTCCCGGTCCCACCAAAACCGAGTTTGCCGAAATAGCCGGATTGGATACCTCTACCCTGTTCAGGCTCGGGATGGCGGATGCTCGCAAAGTTGCCGAAGCGGGGGTGCGGGGCTTCAGGAATCGACAGGTGGTCATTCTCCCCGGTATCAGGAACAAGCTGACTCCGCCGGCAATCCGCGTGTCGCCGCGTTCAATGGTTCGGAAAATCGTCAAGAAGCTGCAGGGCTAG
- a CDS encoding methylaspartate mutase subunit E — translation MNSTYRLLIGSIGDDIHSVGMALLTLALRESGMAVRNLGIGNTLDDFFHLADDCDAVLISCNNGHADLYLEDFPQLLQRYRLGNDEPKLWYLGGNLSVKEANDTIVRKYRGRGFDYVAAKPVGWQHVLDNLRKDFHEKGITPRRLDRLAFDEMPAIDDLHEVTDEPMSDQEFATTRQQVLSSWPTGSQVLDADITGNHAKPSQNLHHITAARLNAKTYAPLLQPRTGVAHIADEIEILKLLEANGMNVSSIQLDAASRKNMYAKAEEGVRRSEPGGVSFLNGYPVEVHGVPGVKQILSSITTPFQIRAGSPDHRLVHEIALAGGASSLEGGFICYLYPYDKRTSPTTNLRYWKYVDKLSGMYQSTYGITINREYFGPLTTSLIEPSIPICINIVQAVLSAKSGVRCISVGLAEQGNRVQDIAAIQTINRMTRRYLAKYGFTQCTVSTVYHHYMAAFPADPQKAEQLILNSSTTGALAKATRFMIKTPVESYKIPTRFDNAAALRLTQDGVARASDMQVDRAGVQRECRLLESEVTSIMTAIETLGNGSLARGAIRAFQEGILDIPFSPSRYNRNRLITARDCDGAIRFVNPELLPFDVETTDFHLERMHRRMVGERLNKTSEIIDRDLTRIWKGDYVRWPLDGCYVA, via the coding sequence ATGAACAGCACCTATCGGCTGCTTATCGGGTCGATCGGGGACGACATCCACTCGGTCGGCATGGCGTTGCTGACGCTGGCGCTTCGGGAATCCGGCATGGCGGTCCGCAATCTCGGCATCGGCAATACGCTCGACGATTTCTTCCACCTTGCCGATGATTGCGACGCCGTCCTCATTTCCTGCAACAACGGTCACGCCGACCTGTATCTCGAGGATTTTCCGCAGCTGTTGCAGCGCTATCGACTCGGCAACGATGAGCCGAAACTCTGGTATCTGGGCGGGAATCTGTCGGTCAAGGAAGCGAATGACACCATTGTCCGCAAGTACCGCGGCCGGGGATTTGACTATGTCGCAGCCAAACCGGTGGGGTGGCAGCATGTACTCGACAACCTGAGAAAGGATTTTCACGAGAAAGGAATCACGCCGCGGCGTCTCGATCGCCTTGCGTTCGACGAGATGCCGGCGATTGACGACCTACACGAGGTGACCGACGAACCGATGTCCGACCAGGAGTTTGCGACGACGCGCCAGCAGGTGCTATCGTCGTGGCCGACCGGTTCGCAGGTACTCGATGCCGATATCACCGGTAATCACGCGAAGCCGTCGCAGAATCTCCACCACATCACGGCAGCGCGATTGAATGCGAAAACCTACGCACCCCTCTTGCAGCCGCGAACCGGCGTTGCACATATCGCCGACGAGATAGAGATTCTGAAACTGCTCGAAGCGAACGGCATGAATGTGTCTTCGATTCAACTCGATGCGGCCAGCCGAAAGAACATGTACGCAAAGGCCGAAGAGGGGGTACGGCGCTCCGAACCGGGTGGTGTCTCATTCCTGAACGGTTACCCGGTCGAGGTGCATGGCGTACCGGGCGTGAAACAGATACTCTCATCGATCACGACCCCGTTCCAGATCAGGGCCGGTTCCCCGGATCATCGTCTGGTGCACGAAATCGCCCTTGCCGGCGGCGCCAGTTCGCTGGAGGGGGGCTTTATCTGCTACCTCTACCCGTACGACAAGCGAACGTCGCCGACGACAAATCTGAGGTACTGGAAGTATGTCGATAAGCTGTCCGGCATGTACCAGTCGACGTACGGGATAACGATCAATCGCGAGTATTTCGGACCGTTGACGACCAGCCTGATCGAGCCGTCGATTCCGATCTGCATCAATATCGTACAGGCGGTCCTGTCGGCCAAATCGGGAGTACGGTGTATCAGTGTCGGACTTGCGGAGCAGGGCAACCGGGTCCAGGATATCGCCGCGATCCAGACGATCAACCGCATGACTCGTCGGTATCTGGCTAAGTACGGCTTCACTCAGTGCACGGTGTCGACCGTGTATCATCATTACATGGCGGCGTTCCCCGCCGACCCGCAAAAAGCGGAGCAGTTGATACTGAACTCATCGACGACCGGCGCGCTGGCGAAAGCGACCCGGTTCATGATCAAGACACCGGTCGAGTCGTACAAGATCCCCACGCGGTTCGACAATGCAGCGGCCCTTCGCCTGACTCAGGACGGCGTCGCCCGCGCCTCGGACATGCAGGTCGACCGGGCAGGCGTGCAGCGCGAATGCCGGCTGCTGGAATCCGAAGTCACGTCCATCATGACGGCGATTGAAACGCTTGGCAACGGCTCGCTGGCGCGGGGAGCGATCCGGGCGTTCCAGGAGGGCATCCTTGACATCCCCTTCTCCCCCAGCCGGTACAACCGCAACCGGCTGATCACGGCTCGTGACTGCGACGGCGCGATTCGGTTCGTGAACCCGGAATTACTGCCGTTTGATGTCGAGACGACGGACTTCCATCTTGAGCGTATGCACCGGCGCATGGTGGGCGAGCGGCTCAACAAGACGTCGGAGATAATCGACCGGGATCTGACCCGGATCTGGAAGGGCGATTACGTCCGGTGGCCGCTTGACGGCTGCTACGTGGCGTAG